From one Mytilus trossulus isolate FHL-02 chromosome 10, PNRI_Mtr1.1.1.hap1, whole genome shotgun sequence genomic stretch:
- the LOC134688437 gene encoding 2'-5'-oligoadenylate synthase 1A-like, giving the protein MGRTPSWQDRRNNTTDFPFWCKICGPKEKRFKTEKDKQTHDEMKESHDPNFVPVKRKQTRRKKKKKQNKFKVNKIIDSKVLPDENYRKKCKAVLKRIGDILKNNVSERYRPAEVIKAGSTGKGTAIKGNSDVDIVFFLPETNFSTVESMVSEHKLILDDVKKTLKSSDYNVIGTTSKALKLRVKCHEHGSGKSHGIDVDVLPAANFGKLGASIEKDDLQEIYDKMKSGPLSERKFYTLSLTKQQKMFVKRDRPETLKRLIRFVKYWKKTSIQVKNPPSSYSFELLLIDLWQQDGEPESFTIENGLRRVMEQLADYKSIKVEFFEYYYECMKQRHTKPYIIDPVNPYSNVLDETHSDWSVVASHAKKYLEKAHMKVAKSGFCS; this is encoded by the exons ATGGGGAGAACGCCTTCATGGCAAGATCGAAGGAACAATACGACTGACTTCCCTTTTTGGTGTAAAATCTGTGGACCCAAGGAAAAacgatttaaaacagaaaaagacaaGCAGACACACGATGAAATGAAAGAAAGCCATGATCCTAATTTCGTGCct GTCAAAAGAAAGCAGACACGAcggaagaaaaagaagaaacaaaataaGTTCAAAGTCAACAAAATAATTGATTCAAAAGTTTTACCGGatgaaaattatagaaaaaagtgTAAAGCTGTTTTAAAACGTATCGGGGATATTCTGAAGAATAACGTTTCTGAAAGATATAGACCTGCAGAAGTCATTAAG GCTGGATCAACTGGAAAAGGGACTGCAATAAAGGGCAATTCAGATGTAGATATTGTATTTTTCTTACCGGAAACAAACTTCAGCACGGTGGAAAGCATGGTTTCTGaacacaaattaattttagatgACGTCAAGAAAACTCTGAAGAGCTCAGATTACAATGTTATTGGTACAACTTCCAAGGCTTTGAAATTGAGAGTAAAATGTCATGAACATGGTTCTGGGAAATCTCATGGTATCGATGTTGATGTCTTGCCTGCTgcaaattttggaaaattagGCGCAAGTATTgaaaaag ATGATCTTCAAGAAATATACGATAAAATGAAAAGCGGTCCTTTGTCAGAAAGGAAGTTTTATACTCTATCCTTAACAAAACAGCAAAAAATGTTTGTGAAAAGAGACAGACCTGAAACCTTGAAACGGTTGATTCGATTTGTTAAATACTGGAAAAAGACAAGTATTCAGGTTAAG AATCCACCATCCTCTTATAGCTTTGAATTGCTTCTAATTGATTTATGGCAACAAGACGGGGAACCAGAAAGCTTCACTATTGAAAATGGACTACGTCGAGTTATGGAACAATTGGCGGATTATAAATCTATCAAAGTAGAATTTTTCGAGTACTATTATGAATGCATGAAACAAAG GCATACTAAACCCTACATAATAGATCCTGTGAACCCTTACTCAAATGTACTTGATGAAACTCATTCTGATTGGAGTGTTGTGGCGAGTCATGCCAAGAAGTACCTTGAAAAGGCACACATGAAAGTTGCTAAAAGTGGATTTTGCAGCTAA